The nucleotide window GCTCGACGAGACCCCTAACTTCCTTGTGACCAGCCTATTGGCAGACTGTCCAAGGAATGCTCTTGCTTAATAAAGCTCTCTGAGTTGCCCGCAAAAAAACCACTGCATCTACGGACTGTGCATGTCTTAAATTACGGCGCCACCCTTAAAGTGCTATGTGCACCGGCACATCCATTTTTTTAATCGTCcttcaaaaaaatgaaaaatgttTTCTTGAACAAATTTCAAAAGTAGAACAAAATTTTAAAACGTATTTTCTTAAAAACGTGAACAATTATTAAAACATGAGTACAATTATGAAATTCCAAACATTTATTGATTCTTTTATGTAGGATGAACAAATTTTAGTTATATATTGAACTTTTTGTAATATACACTGAACAACTTTTAActacacattgaacatttttgtGATAAACACAGAACAATATTTAGAACACATTGAACTTTTTTTTTGTGATATACAATGAACAACTTTTAAATATACATTGAACATTTTGTGCAATATACgtgaacaatttttaaatacacattgaacattttgTGATATACGCTAAACAAAATGTTAACAAATGTTGAATAATTTTGTGATATACAATGAACAATTTTTTGAATTATGAACAAATTTTTAAAACATGAACCAAATTTGAAACTGTGAACAATTTTCGAAATCATAAACAAAAAAAACGTTTTTGAAAACAAAggataaaataaaaatgaaaaaggaaagggaaaaaagaaagaaatagacgcagaaacaaaaacacaaagaaaaagaaaaagaaaagaaaaaataaaaccAGAAAACCGGCAAAAAGGGAAAAACCAGAAAAAATATCGGTTGAGGGagccttctagaaggttcccaaaaccagTTTGTCTGCTTTGACACTGGAATTGGGCCGGCCCGTTTCGTGGTGCTCTCTCGAGCACTTCAGCGAAAGCGCAGCACCTCGACGCTCGCAAGCGTCAAATAGAAAACACCCTTAAATAGACCCAAGACAACCCAAAGTTAGGCGTATTCGTTGGCTAAATGTGCCGGTGGGCCGGCCCGTTTCCTTGTTGTGTCGTGCCTGGGCCAGGGAGTGTGGCACGAGTGCCGGACCATGCTTGGTCCATTTAGATTGGTCGGGACGGCCCATCTGGCCAGGTCTCAATTCTATCGTGTGCGGTAGTAACCCTAGGCTCCTTGATTCATAGACAACAATATTGTAAGAATAAAAAAGGCACAGAAAATGAGATGACATATATCTCAATTCGTACATGCAAAAGGATATCATTTGAAGCATAGGATTAAAAAGTAAGTCTAGACTAATGTTTTTTTCCTTTGAAATGTGAAGTATGATTTCTATGAATCCATCTCTACAAACCAAAGGCCTCCAGAGAAGAAAAATCTACAAAATTCCTACCCTTCAAAATCGTTACAAAATTTCGGTAAACCAGAGAAGGCCTAAGTCAACGAACGGCCGACTTGTCATACGCACCTGCCTTTGCAGGTTGCAGCATCGCCACGTGATTTCTCCTTTTCTTCATCTCCCTGCTGCGACTCCCGCAAAACCCCCTAGTTTACTTCCGGTTTGCGAGAAAATAGACAAGCGGACTGATTCACGGGCCGATGTGGGGTGGGTTGGATGCTAAACTTCATCTAAACAACATGGTCCGGACATTGGCAGACGATTCAAGGGTCTGCTTCAGAGATGTCCCTTAGGCCAActcaacgcacgaccccaaacgaaCGTCGTTTTGTCCTAACTCTGTTCGTTGAGTCGGGCAAAGGGGCAGCGTCCAACTGTTTCTACATCTGTGTTGGCCGTGCACCCAACCGGCAGATGCATTTCGCTTGGCCGTTTGAAATTTTTGCAAAGGAAATTGAATCTAAAATTTAGGCCCTACGGCCGTAGTTCATGCCAGTGGGCATAGTTATGCCGGCTAGAGCTCCAGCGGCCGGCACACATGCCAGCCTACAAAAATGATCATCTTCATAGTTTTACGTCAGTTTGCGTCGGCGTGTTGGGTCGTGTTTTCTGTCCGTTTCGACCCAAATAGACGCGGCGGCGCGAAATCAAGTGCTTGGAGTTGGCCTTAGTCTTTGGATTTGGTCCAGCCTTTTTTATGTTGTTTCATGTAAGACTTTGTTATCTTTCGCGGTGTTTTGGAGCATTATTACCACAAGTTAAAAGTCGGGCACGCCTTGTACCTGCGTTacacaaaaaataataataatcaaACTGGCCTAAATTTGACGGCCTCGACAATAAGCCCGCGCTTGGGGTACCACTCCAACACCTCGAAGCTCACCATcacctcctcctcttccttcACGGCCATGGCGTCATCGATACGTAGCCGTCCCATCTCAATCTCCGACCACCGGTCGTCACGCAGCGCCGGCTGCCTCaccccgtcgtcgccgccgtccGCACGGGCCATGCCCCTGAACTTGCGCGCCTCGTCGTCGTCGGGGCGAAGGCACACGGCGTGGCGCGACGCCGCGCGCCCGCCGACTGCCACCGTGGTCTCCTGGTCCGGGAAGCTCAGGCCGCGGTGGCCTTCGTCCGCCACGTCAAACACCAAGTACGCGGCGTAGTCGGTCGCCGGCGTCAGCGCGGCGGCCGGCAGCCGGCCGTAGATGTCCAGGCCGGTGCAGTGCACCAGCTGCGCCACCTCCGCGAACCTGAGAAATCAGCACGATCCAGCAAGAGATGAGGCAGATCAGTAGATCATACAGTGCGAGAATTGATTAGGAGAT belongs to Triticum urartu cultivar G1812 chromosome 7, Tu2.1, whole genome shotgun sequence and includes:
- the LOC125520699 gene encoding F-box protein PP2-B10-like, with amino-acid sequence MDTASTATAEEEVTRLEDLPESCLAHVLALTSPRDACRCAAVSPSFREAAESDAVWDRFLPPDYRAVLLRCCSGRPPPLSSKKDAYLRLSDGAVLVDGGDTAVWLARGSGAKCVALSARKLSLPWDDGEFSWRWTPHPRSRFAEVAQLVHCTGLDIYGRLPAAALTPATDYAAYLVFDVADEGHRGLSFPDQETTVAVGGRAASRHAVCLRPDDDEARKFRGMARADGGDDGVRQPALRDDRWSEIEMGRLRIDDAMAVKEEEEVMVSFEVLEWYPKRGLIVEAVKFRPV